CTATCAAGTGCCAACGATTAGGTGTTTTATGTCACTATCAGCCGTAATTAATACAAATTGAAAAGACGAAGGTCACAAAAATACTACCAAGTGTTATTTATACCTCTGCTTTTGAGTACGTATTATCTGTGATGAAGCAAAATTCTTCCACTCGAGGAGCACAAATCTCTTCATACTTTCTTGAAAAGCCATGAAAAAAAGAACACGACAAGCAATTTAGAATTTCCTCATAACTTCCGAAAAATTTGAGATCATATCTTATATTATCGGTTGTCCCAGTCAGATTCATCAACAGCATTCAAGATCAACATCGTctagaataaattataatacagTAATTTTACTACATTCAAACTCTCCACTGCAATGTAAAAATAGCAAAGTAAAGCAAGACAAATGGCACCTCTTTCCAAAATGATTATAATCCCAGCGAGAATCACATACCAAATAtcgattttttttcttagagcCCAAATACATAATAAACCGCACTCTAGAGTTCTACCTTTCCAATTGGGACTCAAGGCAAGGCTCTATATACCTCACTATAATTCTATATTTTCATTGTAGGACTCAATCCCAGCACAAGCACACCTTACACATTCGCTGTGATTTGCAGATTTATTAACGAAAATCCAACCACAATTTACATACAACCTTGTTAACATTATCAGAGaataacaagaataaaatttagACCATGTGAAACctgttaatgaaaaaacaaataaaattcaaagatATACAAATAAGTAATAATCATCAACTCATCGTCACACTGAATTGAGGATGTAAAGTATATTGCGAAGccaaactcattataaagtgtCTCAGTATTAATAGTTCCTAGTTCAGCGAAgcataaaaaagattaaataagaGCACGTAGCACTTTCATATTACTTAATCAGGTCCAACTGGACATTTATAAAGTATTGTACTTACGATGCAATCAGCATGCAAGTAACACCCAGCAACTGTAGTCCTTGTTTCTGAATCAAactttgagaaagaaaccgatcAATGAGATTCACAGTAAGGTAAAGAGTATCTGGAACTAGCTTATATTCCTCAGAAACCTGAAAAGAGGATATAACAAAGCTTCAGCTATAACCCATTCAGCAGCCAAAGATTCACGCAACTCAGCTAACagcatttaaatatatatatatatatatatatatatatatatatttttaatttatatctaaTGTGCCTTTATCACGGATAAttaataagatataaaatttcAGCTCTTCTCTGTATATTCAACTGTTTCCATTGAAAGATTCCCATGAGAATGCATTagcaatttttttatgttcataATTGCCAAAGGCACGGTGATAAATTGATAATGCTTGAGATGACATTGAAGTTGAGTGCAGAAATGTAACACCAGGTTATAAAACTATTACATGTATACGAAAAGGAAACTTGGGTTATAAATTTGAGGTTAACTGAAAAACTAACACGGTTGAAGAGTGTTGAAAAGTTTAACTGTGAAGGAAAAAAACATGGGTTGGTActgtttgattattttaaaagctTCTCTGCAATAAACTAGAGGCACAATTAAAGAAGTTCAACCGTCAAAATTATACAAAGACCAAACATTACATTCAGGCAGTTGAGCAACACAAACAGAAATTTGCAACAAGTGACAACAAGAGAAAAGAGCTAAAGTTTTCAAgtagtaaatatttaaaaagtgcTACTAGACTAACCTCCACAAGCCAATCAATCAGAATTGCGCGCATGCTTGGAGTGATGTCTTTCTGCAGCTCGCCCATGTAATTGGTTAGTCTCCTTTCAAACTGGAAATATTTAACcaaaatttattatcaattttttacAGTGAAACTTATCCAGTTTTTCCGAAGTTCCATATACTCTATATTGTTAAGAATATAAGCCGCGGCGGTCACTGgtgaaatagaagaaaaacagaGATGATAAAGAGAAGCTATTTACAATGTCACCACCAAACTAGGAGAAACAATCCAAAGGCATGTCTACACACTAACCTCTCTGACacatatattattgtatatatcAGGGGCATATGAACTCCAAACTTGAGGATCCTTTAACTCAACTGAATCAATGTCCACAATGCCCAAACCATCCGAATGCTTTAGTTTCTCTGAAATCATATCAATATCTGCATAATCCAATCAACTTACAATTAATGAAATCAGGAATTTATGGAAAGCTAActtgcatgttatcttataaaaattttaatgagGGCAATCACATAAATTGTAACTCTTCAGAACTTGAAGTTCCTTCTAtagagtttaatttttttatggtgTCTGTGTATAAAATTTTTACGATGTCaaccaattaaaaaatacaCTAGGTATGACGCTTAAAGTAGTTGTTACAATAGTCAACAATATAGCCATGCATGACAGTCTATGAGTGAATgccatttatattcaaattaaatccATATTATAAgcataaaatacataaatagcCGTCAGGTAAAGTGATAAATAGCTTCTCTATTAAGGCCTGTAATCAGATAGCATTCAGTGCTTCTAGGTAATAATAGATATGGTGGAATATTTAAGATGATACTTTAGTAGATTGCAAAAAAAGTTATAGATGAGAgtaacaattaaaaatgaagacatacAGAAGAAAAGTCTAGAAACTGTTACAAGAAACAGTTACCTCATTCCAACAAGACAAGTACCATTATAAATGTCAATTTTACAATCATTATCTCATAAATCAGTTAACTATAGTCTAATGCAGCAGAAATGCATACAAGCAGTGACaggaaattatagaaaaaaaccTTTGTTCGGAGAGCTAAGGAGTTCATCAGACTGCATAGAGTCCTGCATTGAAAGCTGGGGACCATCTATGACAGACATAGAAGGTGGCACTAGCTCTCTGTCTTCCAGCCTTTCAGCACCAACAGGTTCATGTGACTGTACCATCGATATTGTTGATAAATCTTTTGCTGACTTTGCTCTAACATCTTGAGTTGACCAAACTTGTACGGAGACATTGGAAGTTCCCATTGTGTTTCGCTTCTTATAACCTCCTCTTGTCTATATAGTGTCAGGCAACTCAAAATTAACCTTCCcaagagtttatttttttataatctagTGATTCTTAAATTCATACAATCCCCGCTGAGctatttgtttttataagaaTCAAAGTGTTGGAACATTACAATTTCAAAACTATCACATGCACAATTAATAGTTTCAAATAGAAGAACTGGAGCATTACAAATTCAAAACTATCTTGTGCACAATCAATAGTTATAAAAATGGCAGTTTCAACCGCAACCATTGTGGTTACAAGTATTGTGgtatgaaattattatattctttaggTCCATGAATACAGTCCACAAATATCTGAAGGGTTCACTTCAAACTAATCTGACCTCGTCAGAAGTAAATAGaatatttctaataaatattcCAATGACTATTTTCGACAAGGATAAAACTCAAAAGCATTAGACCATGGGTGAATGCAGAAAATAATCACATAGTTATTCCACTTACTTGCACCTTTTCTTTATAAAGTTGGATAggtatttatttgttttaagacAGGTATAGTTTTCCGCTTCACCAGATGCTTCCCGTGCCCTTTAAAATATCTCACATTATCCATTCACTCACCCACCAAGAGATAAGAGTAGAAAAATCAAACTTTgagtctttatttatttattttaaaaaaaaaagagtggcAGTTGGGCCCAGCTGTGGTTTTAATGCTGCCAATTATGCACGCTTCAGAGTTCAtgtgatttgaatttatgttgCAATGGATGACTTTGCACGATTGTAAAAGTCCATGTGaattaggataaaaaaaaacagtggaTCATAGGTTTTAAATATACGATCAGGGACTGCGAACAATGCCAAGGCTTTTAGGGTGTATGCCGCCTCAACTGTGACCACACAAAACAAAATTGCAACTCCAAAACCACAATTCAGTATACCTGAAAACTGGGCACAGCGCACTTATTGAGCTGCGGTTTTCTGTATTCATTGGTTACATCTGTCAGCGCTGCTCTGCTGCTCTTTTCCACTCTTCGCTGTTTCTTAAAGCATGGTCTTGAAGAGGCAGAGACCTCTCTCAAAGCTCTCGCCATTGCTCGCGTCACTCGAACACTGTCTCTCACACCGATTACAGCATTCTCTCTATCCATCTTTCATGCCTCGAAGATCAACACCAGTCTGAAAAATCAACCACAATCAAATCACCGTAACAAACATCAAAATAAGccaataatttaaacaaaaaaaaaagaaacagaaCAACAGATGTTGGTAAACCTGGTGAAAAGCCTAGCTCTAATCTATTACTAGAAATTTAGGCGGCGGAGTGTGATGATTCTATATGCGAGTGAAAATTGCGTGGAATTTGAAATGATAGGTTAAATTGTAACAAAGAGACGCAGCGATGGCAATGGTGGTTAGATCTGTGCATGAGAATAGTGAGAAACAGTGGTGGaatggagaagagtgaaagaagGTTCTGGAAGAAGTTTGTTACAGAGTTGGAAGGTATGCTTACTCTCTCATGAGATTGAAAGAtggagagagtgagagagaaagcaggaaattgaaaagagagtgagagaggGAGATAATAACATTAGAGTAGTAATAAAAGCAGAGCGTCAGTGAGAGCGGGAGTCACAAACTCTGCAAACTCTTAAGACCTACAGTATCATTTAATTAGATTTTCTAGAGTGTCTTCCAAGTACCACAttgactaaaataaaaaaacatataaatgaaaattctaatatatattataaagtttaCATAGAAATAAATGAgatatgatataaataaaatgtatcttatgattttgttattatattgatcatttataaatttataaatatttaaaatttaaaattattcaaatacattttttattaagagTTTTTCTTCCATTAAAAATCAGAGTTTTGTGTTGATTCCtccattaaatgtttttataatgaTGTATGggagagtttttttttaatgtgttaatgaggaaaatatttttttttataattttattaagtgatattcctaaaaaatatatacaacttgattgattttttttttctcaataataactaatatttgttaatttattgatttattattatttttcaataatttttaaacaaaattatattatagtcTTCCATAGAgtttttttgatattttttttgtcataatatttaattttagaagtTTACTTAGGTTATTTAGAATTTGTTCTATTCATGTAAGTAGGTTTAGCTTTATAATAGtcataaaattttcatttaaaaaattatacttaaaatttatcttattcttttaatcacatttttttccttttctttttacattatagTATGGGGAGAATTTTTCATCGGTAAGAATTTTAGTCGTGTTATATATATGGTATAAGTTGAGAAATTCAATTGAATTGatgattaagattttaaaaaaaaaaaggtttccTCTTTTTATGtacattacaaaaatattttcttataaaaaagtACCAGTCTTTGTCACTTTATTCATGACATAGATATTGTCTTTCCTTATAAAACATGCTAATTATGTAACTTTTTTGGTCGTATTAATAATGTATTTCCACTTttagaaaatgaatgaaaatgtattaatttgaacaaatttgacaaaataaataaaatgtccaatttttagattattttcCTTGTTCTCAAATTGAATACCCATTAGGCAACATGAtacattttgtttatttatatccATTTTTGTCAATTGAATATGTGAATAAGGaaagtaaattatttatactgcagaagaaaaaaaaattaatgagatTAACTCAAATATAGTTgtaattgtttaaatatttaaggaatgaattattatattaactaaaactCAAGTGCATGTACTTAAATTGGAGATAACAAATCAGTAAACTAGAaaataactgtttttttttaatttaccgtgttttttattaaaatatataatagtaacCAAGGAAGTAagttacaaaaaaaatcattaaagcTTTATCTCTATATAAGtcttaatttaatctttttggATTTAATGCATATGTCACTGTTaagatatttttgaatttttattttaatataacgatattataagatatttaatgtgattaatgtataagttatttatttgtgaaagatatattttttaatagaaacttacttttctattttatagtcttgagttttattttaaatatcaaattttaaattttatattatttttaattattataatatgcttcaataataatttcaagattaaatatacttatagttcttaaattttgatgtaaaattaaaatttatttatgtaccTTTAATacatatagtttttaaattttaaaattaataaaaataatatttaatctaactatattaaatttatttaatctaactatatatttaacattttctaatttaaatatcagtataaattattacttaatatttaaatatcagtataaattattacttaatatttaaaaataaataaataatattatattaagataattatatttatttatttgtaaaaaaaaatgtaacaataaaatatatcaaagtttaatAAGAGATGAACTTCAAATTCACAtctaagtttaaaaattataaatatatttgacattaattttataatagaaaatatattcttataGTAAGGAAGTTTATGGATTCAAAATCTAAACTCTAGGAAATTATTGATATTGTTATACAGtgtactttaaaatatattaaattcaataaatatattaagaaaactagtatattctaaaatatcacAATAAGTAGATATATCTTAGAAACAAAGtagaaagataaagaaaattaaaaaaatatataaattctatCAAATccagtaaataaaattttaaattcattttaatgtaCAAAATCAAACATTGTGGTTTTATACTAACcatagataattttataatgaccACCTTTTAGTAAACTTGAAGAAGCAGCAATTGTGGTAAAATAATAAGCTGGAATTTTGAAGTCTAATAAGAAATGGTCAAATCAACACATCAAGTGAGATGTGAAGCAAGTGCAGATTTTTTTGATAGTGAAGGGAATGGTTTAACTACTATCTTTTATAATGACAATTTATTCAAGTGTTGTTGCGTGTGTGCAAAACTATCTTCTCCTTCTAAACAAACAAAGTAAGTTTTATTGACCAATCTCAAAACCATTGACTAATTAGAAGTGGGTGAGATCTGAATTCAAAACTCACTTACTAAGTACTATTCTTAgcttaaaaatttcaaaactcaCTTCCCCGTAAATTAACCCCAGTTGCATCAATAACTAATACATTAACTTACCATCAgaaataaattatcttttataaatattatattaatgttaatctccacatatttgaaatattctctcttttaaaaaattatttgtcgTAGTGTTaagaagtaaaatttaaatctaattcaatcttGCAAAACATTTTCAACACATCTTCTCACACCGATGTATAAACATCATCTCGAGAGtaagactagacattaatggatggtccgatagcggcctaATAGGGGATGAAACAATATGTccagcaaacaacaaatatcgttaGGATATACTCTAACCATgattctgataccatgttaagaaatgaactttaaatctaactcaacccgtacaaaaccggcttgtaatatgagatttgcactcacttatatattataaattggtctaaAAAATTTATACTGGATAATTTTTGAAAGAATGTTCACCAATTTAATAAAAGGAccacatcaattaaataaaatgatactaaaataagaaaagaaattaaaaaaaaatgagattgaaTATAAGgagaaaaatgtattaaaggagtttttagtatttagttGTGAGAGTTAAAGTAATGTAATTGAGATTTGGGTATTAAATGTTGGGTCGTGCAATTATTGAAGTGTGAAAGTAGTGAGAAGGAGATTGGAAAAAGGGTGGATTCAACTACCCCAACTGTGCAGCAATAGATTTAGTTTAAAATTGTTGGAAAAATAAGAGAAGTATATGATAATATGACCCACAGCACTGTAGGAGTCTCCTTCATTCCCCGCTCCCCTTATGTCCTATATGCATTTCTCAACCCTCCAACCATAAACAATCTCATATGCTTATTGTCCACCATCCCCTCAACTTCAGGGCCATCTCCTCCTTATCATTAacttctctcctttttctttaattatatcTTAACACTCTAATTACATCTTAATCATCACTTCATTATACCAATTTATTTCACAAGACTTTTTTATCGATAACGGTTGCAAATATCAGATAAGGTCAATTTCAGATTAGCTGGAGCAATGTTCATCTTATAAATCGGTTGCTGAAAATAAGTTAAACTCAAATTTATTTACTAGTATTgtattagaatttaaaataatgagatttgATAAATCTATTGTGTTACctattgttaaattatttataattattttatctcatATTCTTGATATATATTTCtgataaaaaatcaaaatataaatttatgttcacattaattaaatatggaaaaattgaacattataaaaaataaaactcaaatttatttttgtaaaattttaagattagAAATAGTGTTAAtctcttatatatataaattaagttaatatttcattaatattatttttctttagtaatcattttttaatagactattaatattttagtgtttgaaatatattaaaaatttcatatcaattaGATGTAAGATCAATTAatcttttgtaaataattttttatttaacttcttttcctcttaaaatatttattcatagtACAAATCTATCactaatcaacaaaaaaaaattgttaataataagTATGAACTCTCCTTCTATTTTTCTCAAATCTCTTaagtttaatctttttttttaaatcttaattattgtttcatctccccaattttgaaatgtacacttctttttatgtttcaagTTCTATCTAAACCACCTTTGTCCATATGTAAAACCTATCCAAACTACTTGGAGGAAAAAAAATGGTGTACttcaaaatgaatgaaaattaaaaaaaaaatacacttttttATACACATTTAAGCACATgatacatatacatacacaaAAAGGTAATTTGAAGCATTGAAATGCTAAGGTCCCCTATAAGATACATGATTCCCTATGTGCAAAGGAAATCATTGGCAGGTTGTGTGTGTTTTAGAGAAAAGGTACAAATGCATATCCCTACACAACAAAAGCCCAAGAATTTGAGGGTACCCACTTTTTTGGCTCTCTATGGTTGTTGAGTACAACCAATTTTGGAtcttttatttctctctttctaCACTCaacatttaaatttcaaaaccaaCCATCAAATTTGGGAGTTTCAACTATACCCTCTACAACACTACAACTATCTTTCCAAAGAAAAGACTACACTTTCCCTTCTTTTCACTTACCATGTCATGTGAATGTTGCACTTTCTCTTCAATAATTCAATCCCTAAATTCAAATAGGATTTGACgtctttttcatatttctaaACACTATAAAATTTAGATCTCGTTTTCAAAAAAAGTTGTTAGATTTCGTTATAATCTTATTAAAAGTATTACTATTTAAGTATCTTATATCACTTGTGGTCTTAAAATGGCACCGACATTCAATCTTTATATGCATGAGATGTCATTACTAAATAATAACTATACAAATTgcttaaaaaaatgaactttgGATAGGAAATccataacttaaaaaaaataaaaattgaaactttagtATTTTATACACAACCCATTAAAGTATCTAATTTTATTACGATTtaggttttaaaaaaagttgCAAAAAAGTGAAGCTTACGATTGTTTATATTAGTTTGACAATTAATTAAACTCAAATTCCATCTACactaaaaaaagtttattattcAAAGGTACCATATAACCATctaaatttagtattttattctatgcaacaattttttttaaaaatgttatatatattaacacTTTCCATAATGAATGGAAAATTAGTGATTGAGAATGATGTGACACGTTTTGTGCTTGTGGCAAGTCTTTTGAAGatgttgaaaaagaaagaagaagattgtAATTGAAGAGAAACCAAGTTTCAAAGTTTGGCAAAgacacaaagaaaaataaataacaatgtTGTTGGATACCATTTAGTAGAAGTCTCTACTTTGACCATGTGTTATCACTATTTACTATTGTCTCCTTTATACTCCACTTAACACTATCAAGGAAATGTTTCACAAAAgcttatgatataaaaataaatattcttttcacaaattaaattagtttatgcctattttaaaaaaagttaattttggaTAAACTAATAGAGAAGAATTTGATGAATGTCTTATTACATATTGGGAAaaacaaatagtattttacaaattcaacaaaaatgtGAAAGGAGATATGACAGAAATAAAATACAGTAATCAAGATTGTAATTTAAAGATAAGAATAgataattgataataataacTTTGAATGACTTTTTCTCACAAAATAATACATTTCATCcaaatatgaataaaaactaattaaaaagtCAACAAAATTCTTACACGTAGAGATCTACTAAACTCATTGACTAATGAGGTTTATCCAACAAGTTATCTAATAAACAAATTCACAATGCAAACATCAAacgttcttttttttttcttcagtaaGTCTTCATTACCTGCAAACAAAATATACAACACACAAGTagtaaaaatcaaatttaaggtaatttaaaaaataaaaaaatcatttatataaagattttaatttattaaaatacaaatatctTATTATCCACATACTTGAAAATCTTCTTGGGATATCAAATTCCAATCCGttgaaaacattaataataccaaaaataaacgagtaataacaaattttataa
This window of the Vigna angularis cultivar LongXiaoDou No.4 chromosome 7, ASM1680809v1, whole genome shotgun sequence genome carries:
- the LOC108319269 gene encoding cyclin-A2-2, which translates into the protein MDRENAVIGVRDSVRVTRAMARALREVSASSRPCFKKQRRVEKSSRAALTDVTNEYRKPQLNKCAVPSFQTRGGYKKRNTMGTSNVSVQVWSTQDVRAKSAKDLSTISMVQSHEPVGAERLEDRELVPPSMSVIDGPQLSMQDSMQSDELLSSPNKDIDMISEKLKHSDGLGIVDIDSVELKDPQVWSSYAPDIYNNICVREFERRLTNYMGELQKDITPSMRAILIDWLVEVSEEYKLVPDTLYLTVNLIDRFLSQSLIQKQGLQLLGVTCMLIASKYEEICAPRVEEFCFITDNTYSKAEVLKMESEVLNLLHFQLSVPTSKTFLRRFILAAQYSFKVSYVEVEFLANYLAELTLVEYSFSQFRPSMIAASAVLLARWTLNQSEYPWNSTMEHYTNYKVSELKTTVLALADLQLNTKGCPLNAIREKYKQQKFMNVANLSPKPVQTLFETKYKVVNDGICED